A genome region from Streptomyces antimycoticus includes the following:
- a CDS encoding helix-turn-helix transcriptional regulator, with protein MGLAERRKALGYSQEGLAHVLGVDRTTVGRWESGKTEIQPSLRQKYAAALQFDLAELDALVTRPTETLPESAGSSLRDSYGSGDIDDMIRREFFRIITVAGALTALSAEESEALAEGVHRRASEDFLRMNGHLWQVYQLARAKGSVHPIVRDQLTGLTKALGGRSEKETRALCGAAGDLFQLAGELAFDSNRYTDAAASYTLAASASKDAGALDLWACALTRHAYVDVYEGRYREAADTLLVAGRIARRGDSSLSTRHWVAAVQAEAYAGLGDLTACERALDKAEQVEDLTGPAQNGGWLRFDGSRLGEERGARYVQLGRLDLVERTLRSALAQEALAEGQSFRRRGVVLANLAAVGVKRKDPEQVVTYAREALHLARESSSGYVARRLQALRSEFGPLARDRRIAELDAEIKALSVT; from the coding sequence GTGGGACTCGCTGAGCGGCGGAAAGCGCTGGGCTACAGTCAAGAAGGGCTTGCTCATGTGCTCGGTGTCGACCGCACCACGGTTGGCCGTTGGGAGAGCGGTAAAACCGAGATCCAACCGTCGTTGCGCCAAAAGTACGCAGCGGCTTTGCAATTCGACCTTGCTGAATTAGACGCCCTGGTAACCAGGCCCACAGAAACGCTCCCGGAGTCCGCAGGGTCGTCTTTAAGGGACAGCTATGGCTCAGGGGATATCGACGACATGATTCGGCGCGAGTTTTTCCGCATAATTACAGTTGCCGGGGCCTTGACTGCCCTCTCCGCAGAGGAATCGGAAGCTCTCGCGGAAGGGGTGCACCGTCGAGCTTCCGAAGACTTCCTCCGTATGAATGGCCACCTATGGCAGGTGTATCAGCTTGCCCGTGCCAAGGGATCCGTCCACCCAATCGTTCGCGATCAGCTCACGGGGCTCACGAAGGCCCTGGGCGGCCGCTCGGAGAAGGAGACACGGGCCTTGTGCGGTGCGGCGGGCGACCTTTTTCAGCTTGCGGGCGAGCTGGCTTTCGACAGCAACCGGTACACCGATGCCGCGGCCTCGTACACGTTGGCGGCGTCGGCCAGTAAGGACGCGGGCGCCCTTGACCTCTGGGCATGCGCCCTTACCCGACACGCATACGTTGATGTGTACGAAGGTCGCTACCGGGAGGCTGCCGACACGCTGTTGGTAGCCGGACGCATTGCTCGGCGGGGTGATAGTTCGCTCTCGACACGGCACTGGGTCGCTGCGGTACAAGCGGAGGCGTATGCCGGACTTGGTGATTTGACGGCGTGTGAACGTGCCCTCGACAAGGCAGAGCAGGTCGAGGACTTGACCGGACCAGCGCAGAACGGGGGCTGGCTTCGTTTCGACGGCTCTCGACTCGGAGAGGAGCGTGGTGCTCGTTACGTACAGCTCGGGCGGCTCGACCTTGTTGAGCGGACACTTCGGAGCGCCCTCGCACAAGAGGCCCTCGCGGAGGGCCAATCCTTTCGGCGCCGAGGTGTCGTGCTCGCGAACCTGGCCGCCGTCGGAGTCAAGCGCAAGGACCCGGAGCAGGTGGTCACGTACGCCCGCGAGGCGCTCCACCTGGCGCGTGAATCCTCCTCCGGCTATGTCGCCCGTAGACTCCAAGCCCTGCGTTCGGAGTTCGGCCCACTCGCTCGTGATAGGCGCATCGCAGAGCTGGACGCCGAGATCAAGGCACTGAGTGTGACGTGA
- a CDS encoding radical SAM protein, giving the protein MQLIGGEPTMHPDGPAIVERALSLGLGVEVYSNLVHVSDKWWELLGREGVSVATSYYSDRAVEHNAMTGRSSHTRTLTNIKNALRLGISLRVGIVAASEVQRVEAARRELEALGVKRVGLDHVRPFGRGAHGRVPEPSGLCGRCGIGKASVGPDGNVSPCVFSAGTMGVGDVRRSPLAAILSGPVMAEARASIRGAVAKGEDEDDDECDPVGDGECSPGYPSSSCSPRN; this is encoded by the coding sequence GTGCAGTTGATCGGAGGCGAGCCGACGATGCACCCGGACGGTCCGGCCATCGTCGAACGGGCGCTGTCCCTGGGCCTCGGCGTCGAGGTCTACAGCAATCTCGTGCACGTCTCGGACAAGTGGTGGGAACTGCTCGGGCGCGAGGGAGTCTCCGTGGCAACGTCGTACTACTCGGATCGGGCCGTTGAGCACAATGCGATGACCGGACGCTCCAGCCACACCCGCACCCTGACCAACATCAAGAACGCCTTACGGCTCGGTATTTCCCTGCGTGTCGGGATCGTCGCTGCCTCCGAGGTACAGCGTGTCGAGGCGGCGCGGCGGGAGCTCGAAGCTCTCGGGGTGAAGCGCGTCGGCCTGGATCACGTGCGCCCCTTCGGGAGGGGAGCGCACGGGCGGGTCCCAGAGCCCTCCGGCCTGTGCGGACGATGCGGCATCGGCAAGGCTTCCGTCGGCCCGGACGGCAACGTGTCCCCGTGCGTATTCTCCGCCGGCACAATGGGCGTCGGAGACGTCCGGCGCTCCCCACTGGCCGCTATTCTCAGCGGTCCCGTCATGGCCGAAGCACGCGCGTCCATTCGTGGCGCGGTCGCGAAAGGTGAGGACGAGGACGATGACGAATGCGACCCCGTGGGAGACGGGGAATGCTCCCCCGGTTATCCGAGCAGCTCATGCAGCCCGAGGAACTGA
- a CDS encoding ATP-binding protein, whose product MVHRPGGTPVSTTATRANTIGTPRYSETYRCEEESSRRARQLVMAALHAWGLDTLAENAALITAELVANAVRHSESRMLRVSVARPREGLVRVAVADKSRQLPVVRDPTPEESSGRGLLLVSVLASRWNTDLRRWGKVVWAELGTDEKRRDGST is encoded by the coding sequence GTGGTCCACCGTCCCGGAGGCACCCCAGTGAGCACGACTGCCACAAGAGCCAACACAATCGGCACCCCCCGCTACAGCGAGACATACCGCTGCGAGGAGGAGTCCTCACGCCGAGCCCGGCAATTGGTGATGGCAGCTCTCCACGCATGGGGCCTCGACACGCTCGCGGAGAACGCCGCCTTGATTACCGCAGAGCTCGTCGCCAACGCGGTGCGGCACAGCGAAAGCCGCATGCTGCGCGTCAGCGTCGCAAGACCTCGCGAAGGGCTCGTCCGTGTCGCCGTTGCGGACAAGTCCCGTCAGCTGCCCGTCGTGAGAGACCCCACCCCGGAGGAGTCGTCCGGCCGGGGGTTACTCCTCGTATCCGTCCTGGCCAGCCGCTGGAACACCGACCTGCGGCGCTGGGGCAAGGTCGTCTGGGCCGAACTCGGCACCGATGAGAAACGGCGTGACGGCTCGACATGA